From one Streptomyces sp. R41 genomic stretch:
- a CDS encoding cold-shock protein — protein MAQGTVKWFNAEKGYGFIAVDGGADVFVHYSAIQMDGYRTLEEGQRVEFEISQGQKGPQADMVKLAV, from the coding sequence ATGGCTCAGGGCACCGTCAAGTGGTTCAACGCGGAGAAGGGGTACGGCTTCATCGCGGTCGACGGTGGTGCGGACGTCTTCGTGCACTACAGCGCGATTCAGATGGACGGCTACCGCACCCTTGAAGAGGGTCAGCGAGTGGAGTTCGAGATCTCGCAGGGCCAGAAGGGTCCGCAGGCGGACATGGTCAAGCTCGCCGTCTGA
- a CDS encoding NADH:flavin oxidoreductase: MTATAASRAAEILSRPVSLNGLTVPNRIVMAPMTRQFSPGGVPGEDVVGYYARRAAAGVGLIVTEGTYVGHESAGQSDRVPRFHGEEQLAGWTKVADAVHAGGGAIVPQLWHIGMVRNAGEPPFADAPAVGPSGLRINGTAGEGKEMTQSDLDDVIAAFAEAAAAAERIGFDGVELHGAHGYLIDQFLWSGTNRRTDAYGGDPVARTKFAAEIVAAVRASVSPEFPVLFRYSQWKQEAYDARLAETPEELEAILTPLAAAGVDAFHASTRRYWLPEFDGSDLNLAGWTKKLTGKAAITVGSVGLDGDFIKAFQGEGAPVAGLDNLLDRLESDEFDLVAVGRALLQDPEWAAKVLDGRFADLGAYDPTALRTLS; the protein is encoded by the coding sequence GTGACTGCCACCGCCGCCTCGCGCGCAGCCGAGATCCTGTCCCGCCCCGTCTCCCTGAACGGCCTGACTGTCCCGAACCGCATCGTGATGGCCCCGATGACCCGGCAGTTCTCGCCGGGCGGCGTCCCGGGGGAGGACGTGGTCGGGTACTACGCCCGCCGCGCCGCCGCGGGTGTGGGCCTCATCGTCACCGAGGGCACGTACGTGGGCCACGAGTCGGCCGGGCAGAGCGACCGCGTCCCGCGTTTCCACGGCGAGGAGCAGCTGGCGGGCTGGACGAAGGTCGCCGACGCCGTGCACGCGGGGGGCGGCGCGATCGTGCCGCAGCTGTGGCACATCGGTATGGTCCGCAACGCGGGCGAGCCGCCGTTCGCGGACGCCCCCGCGGTCGGCCCGTCCGGTCTGCGCATCAACGGCACGGCCGGTGAGGGCAAGGAGATGACCCAGTCCGACCTGGACGACGTCATCGCGGCGTTCGCCGAGGCCGCGGCCGCCGCCGAGCGCATCGGCTTCGACGGGGTCGAGCTCCACGGCGCGCACGGCTACCTCATCGACCAGTTCCTGTGGTCGGGCACCAACCGCCGCACCGACGCGTACGGCGGTGACCCGGTGGCCCGTACGAAGTTCGCGGCGGAGATCGTCGCCGCGGTCCGTGCGTCGGTCTCCCCGGAGTTCCCCGTCCTCTTCCGCTACTCGCAGTGGAAGCAGGAGGCGTACGATGCCCGGCTCGCCGAGACGCCGGAGGAGCTGGAGGCGATCCTGACCCCGCTCGCGGCGGCCGGAGTGGACGCCTTCCATGCCTCCACGCGCCGCTACTGGCTTCCTGAGTTCGACGGTTCGGACCTGAACCTGGCGGGCTGGACGAAGAAGCTGACCGGCAAGGCCGCCATCACCGTTGGCTCGGTCGGCCTGGACGGTGACTTCATCAAGGCGTTCCAGGGCGAGGGCGCGCCGGTGGCCGGCCTCGACAATCTCCTCGACCGGCTGGAGAGCGACGAGTTCGACCTCGTCGCCGTGGGGCGTGCGCTCCTCCAGGACCCGGAGTGGGCGGCGAAGGTCCTCGACGGACGGTTCGCGGACCTGGGCGCGTACGACCCGACGGCCCTGCGCACACTCAGCTGA
- a CDS encoding glucosyl-3-phosphoglycerate synthase, with the protein MLKEVERWLSTRSWSVTDRPLHQLMAAKRTTGSTVSVVLPALNEEETVGEIVAIIRHDLMQQVPLVDEIVVVDSGSTDRTSEVAAAAGARVVHRDEILPRIPTVPGKGEVLWRSLLVTSGDIVCFIDADLKEFSSDFVSGIVGPLLTEPGVDLVKAMYDRPLGQAAGQGGRVTELMARPLLNMHWPQLAGFVQPLGGEYAARRSLLEQLPFPVGYGVELGMLVDALHLVGLDALAQVDVGVRKHRHQDGQALGRMAAAIYRTAQLRLARGHMIRPSLTQFERGEDGFEPRTHSVDTEERPPMSEITEYVKRRAA; encoded by the coding sequence GTGCTGAAGGAAGTTGAGCGCTGGCTGAGCACACGCTCCTGGTCCGTGACCGATCGCCCGCTCCACCAACTCATGGCCGCCAAACGCACCACAGGGTCGACGGTCAGTGTCGTACTGCCCGCTCTCAACGAGGAGGAGACCGTCGGCGAGATCGTCGCGATCATCCGCCACGATCTGATGCAGCAGGTGCCCCTCGTCGACGAGATCGTCGTCGTCGACTCGGGCTCGACGGACCGCACCTCCGAGGTGGCAGCCGCCGCGGGGGCGAGAGTCGTGCACCGCGACGAGATCCTGCCGCGCATCCCGACCGTGCCCGGCAAGGGCGAGGTCCTGTGGCGGTCGCTGCTCGTGACGAGCGGGGACATCGTCTGCTTCATCGACGCGGACCTCAAGGAGTTCTCGTCCGACTTCGTCTCCGGGATCGTGGGCCCGCTGCTCACCGAACCCGGCGTGGACCTGGTCAAGGCGATGTACGACCGCCCGCTGGGCCAGGCGGCCGGCCAGGGCGGCCGCGTCACCGAGCTGATGGCCCGCCCCCTGCTGAACATGCACTGGCCGCAGCTCGCGGGCTTCGTCCAGCCGCTCGGCGGCGAGTACGCGGCCCGCCGCTCCCTGCTCGAACAGCTGCCGTTCCCCGTCGGGTACGGCGTCGAGCTGGGCATGCTCGTCGATGCCCTGCACCTGGTGGGCCTGGACGCCTTGGCCCAGGTCGACGTGGGCGTGCGCAAGCACCGCCACCAGGACGGACAGGCGCTGGGCCGCATGGCCGCGGCGATCTACCGCACGGCCCAGCTGCGCCTGGCCCGCGGCCACATGATCCGCCCGTCACTCACACAGTTCGAGCGGGGTGAGGACGGCTTCGAGCCGCGCACACACTCCGTTGACACGGAGGAACGCCCGCCGATGTCCGAAATCACCGAGTACGTGAAACGAAGGGCCGCCTAG
- a CDS encoding MoaD/ThiS family protein, with translation MSVNVRIPTILRTYTGGQAEVTAEGGTLAEVIADLEKNHTGISARVLDDQGKLRRFVNVYVNDDDVRFEQGLETATPDGAGVSIIPAVAGG, from the coding sequence ATGAGCGTCAACGTCCGCATCCCCACCATCCTGCGCACCTACACCGGCGGACAGGCCGAGGTGACGGCCGAGGGCGGGACCCTCGCCGAGGTCATCGCCGACCTGGAGAAGAACCACACGGGTATCTCCGCGCGCGTTCTGGACGACCAGGGCAAGCTGCGCCGCTTCGTCAACGTGTACGTCAACGACGACGACGTGCGGTTCGAGCAGGGCCTGGAGACGGCGACGCCTGACGGCGCGGGCGTGTCGATCATCCCGGCCGTCGCCGGCGGCTGA
- a CDS encoding trehalose-6-phosphate synthase, producing the protein MASTHGAHRILVASNRGPVTYEVREDGSLHAKRGGGGLVSGLSAIGPDAGALWVCSALGDGDREAVRRGVGEDGVRMLDIDVATHADAYNGIANSVLWFVHHMLYQTPLEPVFDAEFRRQWASYEAYNRAFAEALADEAAQRAVVVVQDYHLTLVPGMLRELRPDLRIGHFSHTPWAPVDYFRMLPDDIAEQVLRGMLGADRLGFLTRRWADAFTACAAELVGGLGDTRVGVHGLGADADFLRRRSHEADVDERMATLREQIGPDRKAIVRVDRTELSKNIVRGLLAYRQLLEDHPAWHERVVHVAFAYPSRQDLAVYRKYTAEVQLLADEINSRYGMAGWTPVVLHVKDDFARSLAAYRLADVALVNPIRDGMNLVAKEVPVVSDEGCVLVLSREAGAYEELGEDAISVNPFDVIGTARALHEALSMSLGERAERTKRLAAAATALPPAQWFLEQLHELDA; encoded by the coding sequence ATGGCTTCAACGCACGGTGCCCACCGGATCCTGGTCGCCTCCAACCGCGGCCCGGTCACCTACGAGGTGCGCGAGGACGGCTCGCTGCACGCCAAGCGCGGTGGCGGCGGGCTGGTCTCGGGCCTGTCGGCGATCGGGCCGGACGCGGGCGCCCTGTGGGTGTGCTCGGCGCTCGGCGACGGGGACCGCGAGGCGGTGCGGCGCGGGGTCGGCGAGGACGGCGTACGGATGCTGGACATCGACGTCGCGACGCACGCCGACGCGTACAACGGCATCGCGAACTCCGTGCTGTGGTTCGTCCACCACATGCTCTACCAGACACCGCTCGAGCCGGTCTTCGACGCGGAGTTCCGGCGCCAGTGGGCGTCGTACGAGGCGTACAACCGCGCGTTCGCCGAGGCGCTGGCCGACGAGGCGGCCCAGCGTGCCGTGGTCGTCGTACAGGACTACCACCTGACCCTGGTGCCGGGGATGCTGCGCGAGCTGCGCCCCGACCTGCGGATCGGGCACTTCTCGCACACGCCGTGGGCGCCGGTGGACTACTTCCGGATGCTGCCGGACGACATCGCCGAGCAGGTGCTGCGCGGGATGCTGGGCGCGGACCGGCTCGGTTTCCTCACCCGCCGCTGGGCGGACGCGTTCACCGCGTGCGCCGCCGAACTCGTCGGCGGGCTCGGTGACACCCGGGTCGGCGTGCACGGGCTCGGCGCGGACGCGGACTTTCTGCGGCGGCGCTCGCACGAGGCGGACGTCGACGAACGGATGGCCACGCTGCGGGAACAGATCGGCCCGGACCGCAAGGCGATCGTGCGGGTCGACCGGACCGAGCTGTCGAAGAACATCGTGCGCGGGCTGCTGGCCTACCGGCAGCTCCTGGAGGACCACCCGGCGTGGCACGAGCGCGTCGTGCACGTCGCCTTCGCCTACCCGTCCCGGCAGGACCTCGCCGTGTACCGGAAGTACACGGCCGAGGTGCAGCTTCTGGCGGATGAGATCAACTCCCGGTACGGGATGGCCGGTTGGACCCCGGTGGTCCTGCATGTCAAGGACGACTTCGCACGCTCTCTGGCCGCGTACCGGCTCGCCGACGTGGCCCTCGTCAACCCCATCCGGGACGGCATGAACCTCGTCGCCAAGGAGGTGCCCGTCGTCTCCGACGAGGGGTGCGTGCTGGTGCTGTCGCGGGAGGCGGGGGCGTACGAGGAGCTGGGCGAGGACGCGATTTCTGTGAATCCGTTCGACGTGATCGGTACCGCCCGCGCGTTGCACGAGGCGTTGTCCATGTCCCTCGGCGAGCGGGCCGAGCGTACGAAGCGGCTGGCTGCCGCGGCGACTGCTTTGCCGCCGGCCCAGTGGTTCCTGGAGCAGCTGCACGAGCTGGACGCCTGA
- the groL gene encoding chaperonin GroEL (60 kDa chaperone family; promotes refolding of misfolded polypeptides especially under stressful conditions; forms two stacked rings of heptamers to form a barrel-shaped 14mer; ends can be capped by GroES; misfolded proteins enter the barrel where they are refolded when GroES binds) yields the protein MAKIIAFDEEARRGLERGMNQLADAVKVTLGPKGRNVVLEKKWGAPTITNDGVSIAKEIELEDPYEKIGAELVKEVAKKTDDVAGDGTTTATVLAQALVREGLRNVAAGANPMALKRGIEKAVEAVSAALLEQAKDVETKEQIASTASISAADTQIGELIAEAMDKVGKEGVITVEESQTFGLELELTEGMRFDKGYISAYFATDMERMEAVLDDPYILIANSKISNVKDLLPLLEKVMQSGKPLLLIAEDVEGEALSTLVVNKIRGTFKSVAVKAPGFGDRRKAMLGDIAILTGGEVISEEVGLKLENAGLDLLGRARKVVITKDETTIVDGSGSADQVAGRVNQIRAEIENSDSDYDREKLQERLAKLAGGVAVIKAGAATEVELKERKHRIEDAVRNAKAAVEEGIVAGGGVALIQASAVFEKLELEGDEATGANAVKLALEAPLKQIAVNGGLEGGVVVEKVRNLQVGHGLNAATGEYVDMIAEGIIDPAKVTRSALQNAASIAALFLTTEAVIADKPEKAAAAAPGGMPGGDMDF from the coding sequence ATGGCCAAGATCATCGCGTTCGACGAGGAGGCGCGGCGAGGCCTCGAGCGCGGCATGAACCAGCTCGCGGACGCCGTCAAGGTGACCCTCGGCCCCAAGGGCCGCAACGTCGTCCTCGAGAAGAAGTGGGGCGCCCCCACGATCACCAACGACGGTGTCTCCATCGCCAAGGAGATCGAGCTCGAGGACCCGTACGAGAAGATCGGTGCCGAGCTGGTCAAGGAGGTCGCGAAGAAGACGGACGACGTCGCCGGTGACGGCACGACGACCGCGACCGTCCTGGCCCAGGCGCTGGTCCGCGAGGGTTTGCGCAACGTAGCCGCCGGCGCCAACCCGATGGCCCTCAAGCGCGGTATCGAGAAGGCCGTCGAGGCCGTCTCCGCCGCCCTGCTGGAGCAGGCGAAGGACGTCGAGACCAAGGAGCAGATCGCTTCCACGGCCTCCATCTCCGCCGCCGACACCCAGATCGGCGAGCTCATCGCCGAGGCCATGGACAAGGTCGGCAAGGAAGGCGTCATCACCGTCGAGGAGTCCCAGACCTTCGGTCTGGAGCTGGAGCTCACCGAGGGTATGCGCTTCGACAAGGGCTACATCTCGGCGTACTTCGCCACCGACATGGAGCGTATGGAGGCCGTCCTCGACGACCCGTACATCCTGATCGCCAACTCGAAGATCAGCAACGTCAAGGACCTGCTGCCGCTCCTCGAGAAGGTCATGCAGTCCGGCAAGCCGCTGCTGCTCATCGCTGAGGACGTCGAGGGCGAGGCCCTGTCGACCCTGGTCGTCAACAAGATCCGTGGCACCTTCAAGTCCGTCGCCGTCAAGGCCCCGGGCTTCGGTGACCGCCGCAAGGCCATGCTCGGCGACATCGCCATCCTCACGGGCGGCGAGGTCATCTCCGAGGAGGTCGGCCTCAAGCTGGAGAACGCGGGTCTGGACCTGCTGGGCCGCGCCCGCAAGGTCGTCATCACCAAGGACGAGACCACGATCGTCGACGGCTCCGGCTCCGCCGACCAGGTCGCCGGCCGGGTCAACCAGATCCGCGCCGAGATCGAGAACTCGGACTCGGACTACGACCGCGAGAAGCTCCAGGAGCGCCTGGCGAAGCTGGCCGGCGGCGTGGCCGTCATCAAGGCCGGTGCCGCCACCGAGGTCGAGCTCAAGGAGCGCAAGCACCGCATCGAGGACGCCGTTCGCAACGCGAAGGCGGCCGTCGAAGAGGGCATCGTCGCCGGTGGTGGCGTGGCCCTCATCCAGGCCTCCGCGGTCTTCGAGAAGCTGGAGCTCGAGGGTGACGAGGCGACCGGTGCCAACGCCGTGAAGCTCGCCCTGGAGGCCCCGCTCAAGCAGATCGCCGTCAACGGTGGTCTCGAGGGTGGCGTCGTCGTCGAGAAGGTGCGCAACCTTCAGGTCGGCCACGGTCTGAACGCCGCGACCGGCGAGTACGTCGACATGATCGCCGAGGGCATCATCGACCCGGCGAAGGTGACCCGCTCTGCCCTGCAGAACGCCGCCTCCATCGCCGCGCTGTTCCTCACCACCGAGGCCGTCATCGCCGACAAGCCGGAGAAGGCCGCCGCGGCCGCTCCGGGCGGCATGCCGGGCGGTGACATGGACTTCTGA
- the thrC gene encoding threonine synthase, giving the protein MAAQTVASTTNTVDAVDLGPAAALSCRECGHRVPLGPVFACEECFGPLEIAYDFSAYDTEELRKRIEAGPANIWRYAPLLPVPADVADKPNINPGWTKLVKADNLARELGVDAGKLFVKDDSGNPTHSFKDRVVAQAIEAARAFNFTTLSCSSTGNLAGAVGAAAARAGFRSCVFIPHDLEQGKVVMAAIYGGELVGIEGNYDDVNRFCSELIGDPAGEGWGFVNVNLRPYYAEGSKTLAYEICEQLGWRLPDQLVVPIASGSQLTKVDKGLQELIKLGLVEDKPYKIFGAQAEGCSPVSVAYKAGHDVVRPQKPNTIAKSLAIGNPADGPYVLDIARRTGGAVEDVNDEQVVDAIKLLARTEGIFAETAGGVTLGVTKKLIENGLLDPTLTTVVLNTGDGLKTLDAVAGTGLTATIRPNLDSFREAGLAS; this is encoded by the coding sequence ATGGCTGCGCAGACTGTTGCAAGCACCACGAACACCGTAGACGCCGTTGACCTCGGCCCCGCCGCCGCGCTTTCCTGCCGCGAGTGCGGGCACCGCGTCCCGCTCGGCCCGGTCTTCGCCTGCGAGGAGTGTTTCGGCCCGCTGGAGATCGCGTACGACTTCTCGGCCTACGACACCGAGGAACTCCGCAAGCGCATCGAAGCGGGCCCCGCGAACATCTGGCGCTACGCGCCCCTCCTGCCCGTCCCCGCGGACGTCGCCGACAAGCCGAATATCAACCCCGGCTGGACCAAGCTCGTCAAGGCCGACAACCTGGCGCGCGAGCTCGGCGTCGACGCCGGCAAGCTCTTCGTCAAGGACGACTCCGGCAACCCGACGCACTCCTTCAAGGACCGCGTGGTCGCCCAGGCCATCGAGGCCGCTCGCGCCTTCAACTTCACCACCCTCTCCTGCTCCTCCACCGGCAACCTGGCCGGCGCCGTCGGTGCTGCCGCCGCCCGCGCCGGCTTCCGCTCCTGCGTGTTCATCCCGCACGACCTGGAGCAGGGCAAGGTCGTCATGGCCGCCATCTACGGCGGCGAGCTCGTCGGCATCGAGGGCAACTACGACGACGTGAACCGCTTCTGCTCCGAGCTGATCGGCGACCCGGCCGGCGAGGGCTGGGGCTTCGTCAACGTCAACCTGCGGCCGTACTACGCGGAGGGCTCGAAGACCCTCGCGTACGAGATCTGCGAGCAGCTCGGCTGGCGGCTCCCGGACCAGCTGGTCGTCCCGATCGCCTCCGGCTCCCAGCTCACGAAGGTCGACAAGGGTCTGCAGGAGCTGATCAAGCTCGGCCTCGTCGAGGACAAGCCGTACAAGATCTTCGGCGCCCAGGCCGAGGGCTGCTCGCCGGTCTCCGTCGCCTACAAGGCCGGACACGACGTCGTACGGCCGCAGAAGCCGAACACCATCGCCAAGTCGCTCGCCATCGGCAACCCGGCCGACGGGCCGTACGTGCTCGACATCGCGCGCCGCACGGGCGGTGCGGTGGAGGATGTCAACGACGAGCAGGTCGTCGACGCGATCAAGCTCCTCGCGCGCACGGAGGGCATCTTCGCCGAGACGGCGGGCGGTGTGACCCTCGGCGTCACGAAGAAGCTGATCGAGAACGGCCTCCTCGACCCGACCCTGACCACGGTCGTCCTCAACACCGGCGACGGCCTCAAGACCCTGGACGCGGTGGCCGGCACCGGCCTGACCGCGACCATCCGCCCGAACCTGGACTCCTTCCGAGAGGCTGGCCTCGCATCATGA